One region of Chryseobacterium sp. SORGH_AS_0447 genomic DNA includes:
- a CDS encoding LptF/LptG family permease — MLKILDRYIIKTFFGPFFFIFSVLFFIFIVNIIWIQLGQFMGKGLSYWQIMKLLFYLGVSVISMVLPLTILLASIMSFGEFGERYELAAMKAAGISLTRVMMPLLGVTVVMSIILYFFSNNIIPDFQRKAKNMLFNIAQTKPALNFTPGQFIDQIPENMVKFDKITGKNDENIEGVFVHKKASSYDNQRTIIAEKGKFVQATNSNYLKLILYKGYVYEDNFAGRGENIRLRQPDQAIKFDSLTLHFDVSDLINKAIEEEKITDDYRFQTFAELNKTVDKAKTDNDRFFTNVNNDVLNQTNSVISYMDSKQNRAKAKPKQMIKLDTVKSAKKLEIIKNAYDRLESLKSTLEAKNNELEPGIKYYNKVVIYQQRIVTYSFTCIIFFLIGSSLGSIIRKGGMGLPVIIAIVIFIIFYIINVGFENMAWSGKINPYFAAWVPNIVLFPFGVWMTYKALTDSQLFDAEKYKAAFKPIVKLFVKKEEHKRYQ; from the coding sequence ATGTTAAAAATACTAGACCGCTATATCATTAAGACCTTCTTCGGACCGTTTTTCTTTATATTCAGCGTATTGTTTTTTATCTTCATCGTAAACATTATCTGGATCCAGCTCGGGCAGTTTATGGGTAAAGGATTAAGCTACTGGCAGATTATGAAGTTGCTTTTCTACTTGGGAGTAAGCGTTATCAGTATGGTACTGCCGCTGACGATCCTGTTGGCCAGTATTATGTCTTTCGGTGAATTTGGGGAACGGTACGAACTTGCCGCCATGAAAGCGGCGGGAATATCTCTTACCCGGGTGATGATGCCCCTGTTGGGAGTAACGGTCGTCATGTCCATTATCCTCTACTTTTTCTCAAACAATATCATTCCCGATTTTCAGCGAAAAGCGAAAAATATGCTTTTCAATATCGCTCAGACAAAACCCGCCCTGAATTTTACACCAGGACAGTTTATCGATCAGATCCCAGAAAACATGGTCAAATTTGACAAGATCACGGGGAAGAATGATGAAAATATTGAAGGGGTATTTGTTCATAAAAAAGCAAGTTCTTATGATAATCAAAGAACAATTATTGCAGAAAAAGGAAAATTTGTACAGGCTACTAATAGCAATTATTTGAAACTTATTCTTTATAAAGGATACGTGTACGAGGATAATTTTGCGGGAAGAGGTGAAAACATTCGTTTAAGGCAACCAGATCAAGCTATCAAATTTGATTCTTTAACCTTGCATTTTGATGTAAGTGACTTAATAAATAAAGCGATTGAAGAAGAAAAAATCACAGATGACTACCGTTTTCAGACCTTTGCAGAACTCAATAAAACCGTGGACAAAGCAAAAACCGATAACGACCGCTTTTTTACAAACGTTAATAATGACGTTCTGAACCAGACCAATTCGGTAATTAGCTATATGGATTCTAAACAGAACCGGGCCAAAGCGAAGCCGAAGCAGATGATTAAATTGGATACGGTAAAGAGTGCGAAAAAGCTTGAAATTATAAAAAATGCCTACGACCGACTGGAAAGCCTGAAAAGCACCCTGGAGGCAAAGAATAATGAGCTTGAGCCGGGAATAAAATATTATAACAAAGTGGTTATCTACCAACAGCGAATTGTTACCTACTCTTTTACCTGCATCATCTTCTTTTTGATTGGGTCTAGTTTAGGTTCTATCATCCGAAAAGGGGGAATGGGACTTCCTGTTATTATTGCCATTGTTATTTTTATTATATTCTACATCATCAATGTAGGATTTGAAAATATGGCGTGGTCCGGAAAAATCAATCCTTATTTTGCAGCGTGGGTTCCGAATATTGTCCTGTTCCCATTCGGAGTTTGGATGACTTATAAAGCCTTAACCGACTCGCAACTGTTTGATGCGGAAAAATACAAAGCTGCTTTCAAACCAATAGTGAAGCTTTTCGTGAAGAAAGAAGAACATAAACGCTATCAATAA
- the pyrH gene encoding UMP kinase — translation MKYKRILLKLSGEALMGNRQYGIDNERLQEYAEEIKRVVDKGCEVAIVIGGGNIFRGVAGAAKGMDRVQGDYMGMLATVINGMALQGALEDAGIKTRLQSAIEMDKVAEPFIKRRAVRHLEKGRVVIFGAGTGNPYFTTDTAATLRAIEIDADVILKGTRVDGIYDSDPEKNADAVKYNSLSFDEVYAKNLKVMDMTAFTLSHENKLPIIVFDMNKDGNLEKIVDGENVGTLVDL, via the coding sequence ATGAAATATAAAAGAATCCTTCTAAAACTGAGTGGCGAAGCCTTAATGGGGAACAGACAGTACGGTATCGACAACGAAAGGCTACAGGAATACGCAGAAGAAATAAAAAGAGTAGTAGACAAAGGCTGCGAAGTTGCCATTGTAATTGGAGGAGGAAATATTTTCCGTGGAGTAGCCGGTGCTGCAAAAGGAATGGACAGGGTACAGGGTGATTACATGGGAATGCTGGCTACCGTGATCAACGGAATGGCTTTGCAGGGCGCTCTGGAGGATGCAGGAATCAAAACTAGACTTCAGTCTGCGATTGAAATGGATAAAGTAGCCGAGCCTTTTATTAAAAGAAGAGCGGTAAGACATCTTGAAAAGGGAAGAGTCGTGATCTTCGGAGCAGGAACCGGGAACCCGTATTTTACAACCGATACGGCAGCTACATTAAGAGCCATTGAAATTGATGCGGATGTTATTTTAAAAGGAACAAGGGTAGACGGGATCTACGACAGCGATCCTGAAAAAAATGCTGACGCCGTAAAATATAATTCATTATCTTTCGACGAAGTTTATGCCAAGAATCTGAAGGTAATGGATATGACCGCATTCACGTTGAGCCACGAGAACAAACTGCCGATCATCGTTTTTGATATGAACAAAGACGGCAATCTGGAAAAAATTGTGGATGGTGAGAATGTTGGTACTTTAGTTGATCTGTAG
- the porQ gene encoding type IX secretion system protein PorQ, producing the protein MKKIVILSLFLSGIVSYAQTGTNVFPFLNLPVSARQAALGGDAISVRDHDVSFAIANPSLLNKDSDNQLSVNATAYLADSKYGTIAYARDFDNGHMATINARYMSYGDIPRTDDSGFENGTFTASDVAVGAGYAYQFEEDWTIGGGLNFITSKIDNYTSSAISGNAGVTYHNKKNKETASVVFRNFGYQFKSFNGTRENLPFRVDIGYTRILKAIPLAITITAHDIQQFDISSQYNVNGQEVNAGRKIADHFSLGAELFPEKSFNIRLGYNVKRGNELAVADQRNFSGISAGFGVKLSRFRIDYAHVRYHNASNVNQIGISIDLTSHAGY; encoded by the coding sequence TTGAAGAAAATTGTCATTCTTTCATTATTTCTATCAGGAATTGTTTCTTATGCACAAACGGGAACAAATGTTTTTCCGTTCTTAAACCTTCCAGTATCTGCAAGGCAGGCTGCACTGGGTGGTGATGCCATTTCCGTAAGAGATCATGATGTTTCCTTTGCTATTGCAAATCCTTCTTTGCTGAATAAAGATTCGGATAACCAGCTTTCCGTGAACGCGACGGCTTATCTTGCCGATTCCAAATACGGAACGATTGCCTATGCCAGAGATTTTGATAACGGCCATATGGCGACCATCAATGCGAGGTATATGAGCTACGGGGATATTCCGAGAACAGATGACAGCGGTTTCGAAAACGGAACTTTTACGGCTTCGGATGTAGCCGTGGGAGCAGGATATGCCTATCAGTTTGAAGAAGACTGGACGATCGGCGGAGGACTGAACTTTATCACTTCAAAAATCGATAATTACACCTCTTCCGCAATTTCGGGAAATGCCGGGGTTACTTATCACAATAAGAAAAATAAGGAAACGGCGTCTGTTGTTTTCAGAAATTTCGGATACCAGTTCAAATCATTCAACGGAACCAGGGAAAATCTTCCGTTCAGGGTAGATATAGGATATACGAGAATACTAAAGGCCATTCCGTTGGCAATTACCATTACTGCGCACGATATACAACAGTTTGATATTTCTTCACAGTATAATGTGAACGGGCAGGAAGTAAACGCGGGAAGAAAAATTGCAGACCATTTCTCCCTGGGGGCCGAACTGTTTCCTGAGAAAAGCTTTAATATCAGGTTAGGATACAATGTAAAGAGAGGAAACGAATTGGCTGTAGCAGACCAGAGAAACTTCTCCGGAATTTCTGCGGGTTTCGGCGTTAAGCTTTCCAGGTTCAGAATCGATTATGCTCACGTAAGATACCATAATGCATCGAATGTCAACCAGATAGGTATTTCCATAGATCTTACAAGTCATGCGGGATATTAA
- a CDS encoding vancomycin high temperature exclusion protein yields the protein MRIIKNIFNLIFISIEIGILLICLANAWVFALTDGRTYTKISKIPPREVALVLGTSPKMRSGVSNPYFTKRMDAAALLYHHGKIRKILVSGEKSKGYDEPAAMKTYLIYQEGVPEDIIIEDPKGFNTHKSILRCKDVYHKDNVIIVSQGFHNLRALLFARNNNMNALGFDAQDVTKPESYYRNQFREILARTVAVVYFALGISPD from the coding sequence TTGAGAATAATAAAAAACATATTTAATCTAATATTCATATCAATAGAAATAGGAATTCTGTTGATATGTCTTGCCAATGCCTGGGTTTTCGCCCTAACAGATGGTAGGACTTATACTAAAATCTCCAAAATCCCTCCCCGTGAAGTCGCCCTTGTTCTGGGAACTTCCCCAAAAATGAGATCAGGAGTGTCCAATCCGTATTTTACAAAAAGAATGGATGCGGCGGCTTTACTGTATCATCACGGGAAAATTCGGAAAATTCTGGTAAGCGGAGAAAAGAGCAAAGGTTACGACGAGCCTGCGGCTATGAAAACTTATCTGATTTATCAGGAAGGCGTTCCGGAAGACATTATTATTGAAGATCCAAAAGGTTTTAATACTCATAAAAGTATTCTTCGCTGCAAAGATGTATACCATAAAGACAATGTGATTATTGTTTCCCAGGGGTTTCATAACCTCCGGGCGCTTCTTTTTGCCAGAAACAACAATATGAATGCTTTAGGATTTGATGCGCAGGATGTTACAAAACCTGAAAGCTATTACAGAAACCAGTTCAGAGAGATTCTTGCGAGAACAGTGGCGGTTGTGTATTTTGCTTTGGGAATTTCACCGGATTAG
- the cmk gene encoding (d)CMP kinase encodes MKKPVIAIDGYSSTGKSSISKIIAEKLGIIHLDTGALYRGVTWFALQNCTGDDGSIDLNSLFSSFHEIELEFKNADGELILFLNHIDISKAIRTNEVSDNVSFVAKQKEVRDFLLQSQRSLAEKGGIIMDGRDIGTVVLPNADYKFFLTASIDERTRRRYQELITLGIETDEQQVKKNLVERDRIDSEREIAPLKQAEDAIVIDNTDLNKKETIEEILSHIEKI; translated from the coding sequence ATGAAAAAACCTGTAATTGCGATCGACGGGTACTCGTCTACCGGAAAAAGTTCCATCTCTAAAATCATTGCCGAAAAGCTGGGGATCATCCATCTTGATACCGGCGCGCTGTACCGGGGAGTAACCTGGTTTGCCCTTCAGAACTGTACCGGTGACGACGGATCAATCGATCTGAACAGCCTGTTTTCATCCTTTCACGAAATCGAACTTGAATTTAAAAATGCTGACGGCGAACTAATTCTTTTCCTTAACCACATCGATATTTCCAAAGCCATCCGTACTAATGAAGTTTCGGATAACGTAAGTTTTGTGGCCAAACAGAAAGAAGTGCGGGATTTTCTTCTGCAATCCCAGCGTTCCCTGGCAGAAAAAGGCGGCATCATCATGGATGGCCGTGACATCGGGACCGTAGTCCTGCCAAATGCAGACTATAAATTTTTCCTGACGGCAAGCATCGACGAACGTACCAGAAGAAGATACCAGGAACTTATTACTTTAGGAATCGAAACCGATGAGCAGCAGGTAAAGAAAAACCTTGTTGAACGCGACAGAATAGACAGTGAGCGCGAAATCGCTCCATTGAAGCAGGCTGAAGATGCGATCGTCATCGACAATACGGATCTGAATAAGAAAGAAACAATCGAAGAAATCCTGTCCCACATCGAAAAGATTTAA
- a CDS encoding phage holin family protein, with amino-acid sequence MIETIKEYASKRIDLLKIEATEKSSLSAGVITYFVIMLVAFGFFIILFNFGIAFLIGEALGNQSYGFLIVAGFYLLIMILVMVFKKKIVNSVADQVIKFLNH; translated from the coding sequence ATGATAGAAACTATTAAAGAATATGCGTCGAAAAGGATTGATCTGCTCAAGATAGAAGCTACTGAAAAGTCTTCCCTCTCGGCAGGAGTTATTACTTATTTTGTGATCATGCTTGTTGCTTTTGGTTTTTTCATTATCCTGTTCAACTTCGGGATCGCTTTTCTTATCGGAGAAGCTTTGGGCAATCAGTCGTACGGATTCCTGATCGTGGCGGGATTTTATCTTTTAATCATGATTTTAGTGATGGTATTTAAAAAGAAAATCGTAAATTCTGTGGCAGATCAGGTTATTAAATTTTTAAATCATTAG
- a CDS encoding RNA methyltransferase, which produces MLTAHTIKVLQSLDKKKFRQKYNLFLVEGNKIICELFNSKFKIKEIFSTDPQKLDRPDLPITHISENELKKISMLQHPKDSVAVCYLDAQEKSEDKNIQLVLDGIQDPGNLGTIIRLADWFGIEQIICSEDTVDVYNPKVIMATMGSFTRVNVVYTDLVKYLYETGNVNIGTDMEGENIYTFEKPEKLNLILGNEGNGMRPETEQLIQKSVMIPRFGKSQSTESLNVSMAAGIILGQLFRVGE; this is translated from the coding sequence ATGCTTACAGCTCATACAATAAAAGTTTTACAGTCTTTGGATAAAAAGAAGTTCAGACAAAAATACAATTTGTTTTTGGTTGAAGGTAATAAAATCATTTGTGAACTTTTTAATTCTAAATTTAAAATTAAAGAAATTTTTTCTACCGATCCGCAAAAACTGGACCGTCCGGACCTGCCCATCACTCATATCTCTGAAAATGAGCTAAAAAAAATAAGCATGCTGCAGCATCCGAAAGACTCGGTGGCGGTATGTTATCTGGATGCACAGGAAAAATCTGAAGATAAAAATATTCAGCTGGTGCTCGATGGGATCCAGGATCCGGGAAATCTCGGCACGATCATCCGTCTGGCAGATTGGTTTGGCATTGAACAGATTATTTGCAGTGAAGATACGGTGGATGTTTATAATCCAAAAGTGATCATGGCAACCATGGGTTCTTTTACAAGAGTAAATGTAGTGTATACCGATCTGGTGAAATATTTATACGAAACAGGGAATGTAAATATCGGAACCGATATGGAAGGAGAAAATATTTATACGTTCGAAAAACCGGAAAAGCTGAATTTAATTCTGGGAAATGAAGGAAATGGTATGCGCCCGGAAACCGAACAGCTAATTCAGAAAAGTGTAATGATTCCCAGATTTGGAAAATCACAGTCGACGGAAAGCCTGAATGTTTCTATGGCGGCAGGGATTATTCTAGGCCAGCTTTTCAGAGTGGGAGAGTAA
- a CDS encoding BamA/TamA family outer membrane protein → MSCKHYKNSPQKYYKIISFATFVGLLYACSTTKKVPDGEYLLVKNNFEFEDKKEPFDSELKGYVQQKPNKRQFLFMPLSLWLYNAANPKYDTLLNEYMTYPNEMRNQKLRDSLFIKYNMNSDIGKSLFIDRLYHNWGSAPVILDQTRTEKSAISIQKRLTYRGYWDGEVKYKQDLDSAAKKAAVTYFITHNDPTYIKDYYYNITDKDVKSIYQQHLRESLIRKGQILDQTVLEKEVNRINDLMREYGYYRFNALGDEVGFVADSLKSTKQVPLVMEVHKDSLDSPYKKSTIGNIDVAIVDDIKDFPKNTRKDSLRGIRFYKTDNKYDSRAIWRAIIVGNKQVYDQNKLDLTKRNILAMNNFSILKARDSLRQGGGTSPNDSIVDVTYILKPLPKYDLKVGLDLNYSEVLNFGVSPSVDLITRNVFGGAENLSTSVSGTFGRIVDPKDIDRRILAYEISAQASLSFPRLLLPFNYYKLIPKRYSPTSSIVLGVSDQNNIGLGRLNFNTGLNYLATVNEKVTHRLTLFNTQLSLTKNKDAYYSYFTSDNAIREEFFNDYFVSNPDIAQKFNSGQLSIDQVSQQIINDTTYLQGLDKPGLDRYIAFIGTLVNKDRQTQDVLISSLIYNFTYNEIGKKDYPNAFYFSGKVELAGNIFSIFNQKRNEGGITTSPERTIFNIPYAQFVKFDFDIRKYFKFGDNTLALRQFVGIGIPYGNSSNMPVIRSYFNGGPNDIRAWIPFGGLGPADSQVDERVRTYMTDNLKLTTNIEFRVPFNDTYEGALFTDIGNIWSLKNYNNGYGDEFKFNKFLRQVGVGSGVGLRLNIAYIKVRLDLAYKMYEPNRPDGERWRLKYFQPFKPTLNIAFGYPF, encoded by the coding sequence ATGAGCTGTAAGCATTATAAGAATTCTCCTCAAAAGTATTATAAAATTATCTCATTTGCAACATTTGTTGGTCTCTTGTATGCCTGCAGCACTACCAAAAAAGTTCCGGATGGCGAATACCTGCTGGTAAAAAACAATTTTGAGTTTGAAGATAAAAAAGAACCTTTCGACAGTGAACTGAAAGGCTATGTACAGCAAAAGCCCAATAAAAGGCAGTTTCTTTTCATGCCATTGAGTTTATGGCTGTACAATGCCGCCAATCCCAAATATGATACGCTTCTTAACGAATACATGACGTATCCTAATGAAATGAGAAACCAGAAATTGAGGGATTCTCTTTTCATTAAATACAATATGAACAGCGATATCGGAAAAAGCCTCTTTATCGATAGGCTGTACCACAATTGGGGCTCTGCTCCGGTTATCCTCGATCAGACAAGAACTGAAAAAAGTGCAATATCGATTCAGAAAAGATTGACGTACAGAGGATATTGGGATGGTGAGGTGAAATACAAACAGGATCTGGATTCTGCGGCTAAAAAAGCGGCCGTTACGTATTTTATTACCCATAATGATCCTACGTACATTAAAGATTATTACTATAACATTACGGACAAAGATGTTAAAAGCATTTATCAGCAGCATTTAAGAGAAAGCCTTATAAGAAAAGGACAGATCCTGGATCAGACTGTATTGGAAAAAGAAGTCAACCGTATCAATGACCTGATGAGGGAATATGGTTACTACCGCTTTAATGCTTTGGGTGATGAGGTCGGCTTTGTAGCAGATTCTTTAAAAAGCACCAAGCAGGTTCCGTTAGTGATGGAAGTTCATAAGGATTCTTTAGACAGTCCGTACAAAAAATCCACTATTGGCAATATAGATGTTGCCATCGTAGACGATATAAAAGATTTTCCTAAAAATACAAGGAAAGACAGTTTACGGGGAATCCGTTTTTATAAAACAGATAATAAATACGATTCCCGTGCAATCTGGAGAGCAATTATTGTAGGAAACAAGCAGGTCTATGATCAGAATAAACTCGATCTTACGAAGAGAAATATTCTGGCAATGAATAATTTCAGCATTTTGAAAGCGAGAGATTCTTTAAGACAGGGCGGCGGCACCAGTCCGAACGACAGTATTGTAGATGTAACTTATATCCTGAAACCATTACCTAAATATGATCTTAAAGTCGGATTGGACTTAAATTATTCCGAGGTGCTTAACTTTGGGGTCTCCCCTTCTGTGGATCTTATTACGAGAAATGTATTCGGTGGTGCGGAAAACCTTTCGACAAGCGTTTCCGGGACATTTGGACGTATTGTAGATCCGAAGGATATCGATCGAAGAATTCTGGCTTATGAAATATCAGCACAGGCTTCCCTAAGCTTCCCGCGCCTGTTGCTGCCATTTAACTATTATAAACTGATCCCAAAACGGTACAGCCCAACGTCGTCTATTGTTTTAGGAGTTTCCGATCAGAATAATATCGGTTTGGGAAGACTGAATTTCAATACCGGGCTAAACTATTTGGCTACCGTAAATGAAAAAGTAACCCATAGGCTGACCCTTTTCAATACACAACTCAGTTTAACAAAAAATAAAGATGCTTATTACAGCTACTTTACCAGTGATAATGCCATCCGTGAAGAGTTTTTCAATGATTATTTTGTATCTAATCCCGATATTGCCCAGAAATTTAATTCCGGACAACTAAGCATCGATCAGGTTTCCCAGCAGATCATCAATGACACAACATATCTTCAGGGACTTGATAAGCCGGGTTTAGATCGTTATATCGCTTTCATCGGAACTTTGGTAAATAAGGACCGGCAGACCCAGGATGTTTTAATTTCCTCATTGATTTACAATTTTACGTATAACGAAATCGGGAAAAAAGATTATCCAAACGCTTTTTATTTCAGTGGAAAAGTAGAGCTTGCCGGAAATATCTTCAGCATTTTTAATCAGAAAAGAAATGAAGGCGGAATTACCACCAGCCCGGAACGAACGATTTTCAATATTCCTTACGCGCAGTTCGTAAAATTTGATTTTGATATCAGGAAGTACTTTAAATTCGGTGATAATACGTTAGCCCTCCGCCAGTTCGTTGGAATCGGGATTCCTTACGGAAACTCGTCCAATATGCCGGTTATCCGTTCTTATTTTAATGGTGGACCTAATGATATCCGGGCATGGATACCGTTTGGAGGTCTTGGTCCCGCAGATTCGCAGGTCGACGAACGGGTACGTACATATATGACGGATAATTTAAAGTTAACAACCAATATTGAATTCAGAGTTCCCTTTAATGACACGTATGAAGGCGCATTGTTTACAGACATTGGTAACATCTGGAGCCTTAAAAACTACAACAATGGCTATGGTGACGAGTTTAAGTTTAATAAATTTTTGAGACAGGTAGGAGTCGGAAGCGGTGTCGGACTAAGACTTAATATTGCATATATTAAAGTTAGACTTGATTTAGCTTATAAAATGTATGAACCCAACCGTCCGGACGGTGAGAGATGGCGTCTTAAATATTTCCAGCCATTTAAACCTACACTGAATATTGCCTTCGGATATCCTTTCTAA
- a CDS encoding ferredoxin--NADP reductase: MEQHIYKGKLTQFHRLKIAKKEELTKNTFSLEFEISEHLKRNFEFEAGQFVSIKFKAPDKEVIHDYSMTSAPYEQKIALGIKINSPEGAAAHLSENYQVGDELWVSEPAGRFTLVSKPSEFRTIVGFAAGIGITPILSHFKNILYNEPRTRLFLFFGNKSSEELIFRDELDHLAKEYNDRLQIFYFYSKERTSNSFFHGRLDDKKLSLIINQILHLDDTDEESTIWDAVDEVLICGKGEMIKTLANACYHHGIPKKNIHFELFEEFNDDIYPVEKEFPLIENVKVEFNLLGRIYDTTLPDNKEKILQQLLIQKFPVPYSCKSGICGSCECILEEGEVELLENEYLTEKEEGKGHILACMSIAKSRKIKLNFDLS; this comes from the coding sequence ATGGAACAACACATCTATAAAGGGAAACTGACGCAGTTTCATCGGCTAAAAATAGCGAAAAAGGAAGAACTTACCAAAAATACTTTTTCCCTGGAATTTGAAATTTCGGAGCATTTGAAACGGAATTTTGAGTTTGAAGCAGGGCAGTTTGTAAGCATAAAATTTAAGGCTCCGGATAAGGAAGTGATTCATGATTACTCAATGACTTCTGCACCTTATGAGCAAAAAATAGCATTGGGAATTAAAATTAATTCTCCGGAAGGAGCTGCCGCACACCTGTCTGAAAATTATCAGGTAGGCGATGAGCTTTGGGTAAGCGAACCGGCCGGAAGATTTACACTGGTCTCCAAGCCTAGCGAATTCAGAACCATTGTAGGTTTTGCGGCAGGAATTGGCATTACCCCGATTTTAAGCCATTTTAAAAATATCCTGTATAATGAACCCCGGACAAGATTATTCCTTTTTTTCGGGAACAAGAGTTCGGAAGAACTGATTTTCAGAGACGAGCTGGACCATCTTGCCAAAGAGTACAATGACCGGCTTCAGATCTTTTATTTTTATTCAAAGGAAAGGACATCCAACAGCTTCTTTCACGGCAGGCTGGATGATAAAAAATTAAGTCTCATCATCAACCAGATCCTTCACCTGGATGATACCGATGAAGAATCTACGATCTGGGATGCGGTGGATGAAGTGCTGATCTGCGGAAAAGGGGAGATGATCAAAACACTGGCGAATGCCTGCTACCATCACGGAATTCCGAAGAAAAACATTCACTTTGAACTGTTTGAAGAATTTAATGATGATATTTATCCCGTAGAAAAAGAGTTTCCTCTGATTGAAAATGTAAAAGTGGAATTCAATTTGCTAGGTAGGATCTATGATACCACACTGCCGGACAATAAAGAAAAAATTCTTCAGCAGCTGTTAATCCAAAAATTTCCTGTACCTTATTCCTGCAAATCCGGGATTTGCGGAAGCTGCGAATGTATTCTGGAAGAAGGCGAAGTAGAATTGCTGGAAAACGAATACCTGACTGAAAAAGAAGAGGGAAAAGGACATATTTTAGCTTGTATGTCTATTGCAAAAAGCAGGAAAATAAAGCTTAACTTTGATCTTAGTTGA
- a CDS encoding phosphoribosyl-ATP pyrophosphatase, translating to MGRKYENLEELRRKKKLLKQEIEGMEDLLTFKNTKESLSAFTNGLTDQYLQEKVDENGEEKVVLRKDVIAKQITSEIKDAVISKNTAMGIASSAFKGDAVDIMINLAVTTIVGNYARKNFKSSNWKKKLIGAAMIYLAPIALRFVRKKLETYQKNKSVSSMEQLI from the coding sequence ATGGGCAGAAAGTATGAAAACCTTGAAGAGCTTAGAAGAAAGAAGAAACTGCTGAAGCAGGAAATTGAAGGCATGGAAGATCTCCTTACTTTCAAGAATACAAAGGAGAGCCTTAGTGCATTCACCAATGGTTTAACCGACCAGTATCTGCAGGAAAAAGTAGATGAGAACGGTGAAGAAAAAGTTGTACTCCGTAAAGATGTGATCGCCAAACAGATTACCAGTGAGATAAAGGATGCAGTCATCAGTAAAAATACCGCAATGGGAATTGCAAGCTCCGCCTTTAAAGGTGATGCTGTAGACATTATGATCAACCTGGCAGTAACGACCATCGTTGGCAATTATGCCCGTAAAAATTTCAAAAGCTCCAATTGGAAGAAGAAACTTATCGGGGCGGCTATGATTTATCTGGCACCAATCGCTTTACGGTTTGTAAGAAAGAAACTGGAAACCTATCAGAAAAACAAAAGTGTATCCAGCATGGAACAACTTATATAA
- the frr gene encoding ribosome recycling factor, with translation MEEIDLIVESVQQDMEAAIKHLDHAFQRIRAGRASTTMVQDVMVEYYGALTPINQVANVSIPDAMTISIQPWDSKAINDIEKAIINSNLGFAPSNNGINIILNVPPLTEERRRDLAKQAKSETEDTKVVVRNARQNGLKELKKLDGVSEDIIKGVEADIQALTDKYVKACDEHLKVKEAEIMKV, from the coding sequence ATGGAAGAAATAGATCTTATAGTAGAGTCTGTACAACAGGACATGGAAGCAGCTATTAAACACCTGGATCATGCATTCCAGAGAATCAGAGCGGGGCGTGCGTCCACAACGATGGTTCAGGATGTGATGGTGGAATATTACGGAGCCTTAACTCCTATTAATCAGGTAGCCAATGTTTCTATTCCGGATGCGATGACGATTTCTATTCAACCTTGGGATTCAAAAGCGATCAACGATATTGAAAAGGCGATCATCAATTCAAATTTAGGTTTTGCACCTTCCAATAACGGGATTAATATTATCCTTAACGTTCCGCCACTAACGGAGGAAAGAAGAAGAGACCTGGCAAAACAGGCTAAAAGTGAAACCGAAGATACGAAAGTAGTCGTAAGAAATGCCAGACAGAATGGTCTGAAAGAACTTAAAAAACTTGACGGTGTTTCAGAAGACATCATCAAAGGAGTGGAAGCGGATATTCAGGCGCTTACTGATAAGTATGTAAAAGCTTGTGATGAACATCTTAAAGTGAAAGAAGCTGAAATTATGAAAGTATAA
- a CDS encoding YtxH domain-containing protein, with the protein MSKKNNTAGVLAGLLAGAAAGVILGMLYAPEEGKETRKKIKTKANDIKDQAKNKYDEVSEKVKDQYGNISSTFKETANNVAHTVKDGYDKYKDQIVSKTADVVKNVESELNDLKQ; encoded by the coding sequence ATGTCTAAAAAGAACAATACAGCAGGTGTTTTGGCAGGACTTCTTGCAGGTGCTGCAGCAGGTGTTATCTTAGGAATGCTATATGCTCCTGAAGAAGGAAAAGAAACAAGAAAAAAGATTAAAACAAAGGCTAACGACATTAAGGATCAGGCTAAAAACAAATATGACGAAGTGTCTGAAAAAGTAAAAGACCAGTATGGTAATATTTCGTCTACTTTTAAAGAAACAGCGAATAATGTAGCTCATACAGTAAAAGACGGATATGATAAATACAAAGATCAGATCGTTTCCAAGACTGCAGATGTAGTAAAAAATGTAGAATCGGAACTGAATGATCTAAAACAATAA